The Palaemon carinicauda isolate YSFRI2023 chromosome 37, ASM3689809v2, whole genome shotgun sequence genome contains a region encoding:
- the LOC137629505 gene encoding zinc finger protein 25-like: protein MSSCDREGIKYPESLEFSMKREGEHLLPHTAVKLENNDLVGNAVASNEGSLSVDPDVGLEIEPEREFKHEPEICVVSEDDLQYSYDYNASVSENNLQSCKGKVDEEDKSVETDVREECGVKLESNTNEDINCLQNEEEINDSRCENPLGQGGDSQTRTDEGTTENSFVLGNYEKQCSEKFNPSTYMLIHTGGGFTCGECGEIFSEQDGLKAHLETHTKKKIFRCNICDKTFFWKSHLAKHYRIHTGESPFKCDICDKAFSQKSHLTVHHKVHTGEKPFKCIVCDKGFSEKNKLTAHHRTHTGEKPFVCIVCGKAFYQKHHLTGHLKIHTGEKPFKCDICGKAFSQKSHLTGHHKMHIGEKPFKCYECGRAFYQKCVLTAHLITHTGENPFKCDVCGKAFSQKKCLTSHHKTHTGEQPFKCSVCDKAFSQKGHLTAHHKIHTGEKPFTCSVCDKAFSQKSHLTTHYKIHTGETPFKCIVCEKAFSQKSHLEKHSKIHTRGDAI from the coding sequence ATGTCATCTTGTGATAGGGAAGGGATAAAGTACCCAGAATCATTAGAATTCTCAATGAAAAGAGAAGGGGAACATTTGCTTCCACACACTGCAGTTAAGCTGGAAAATAACGATTTGGTTGGCAATGCTGTGGCATCTAATGAAGGATCTCTTTCTGTAGATCCAGACGTGGGATTAGAAATAGAGCCAGAAAGAGAATTCAAGCATGAGCCAGAAATATGTGTGGTAAGTGAAGATGACCTGCAGTATTCTTACGACTATAATGCATCGGTGAGTGAGAACAACTTGCAAAGTTGCAAAGGGAAGGTTGATGAAGAGGATAAAAGTGTAGAGACAGATGTTAGAGAGGAATGTGGGGTAAAGTTGGAATCCAATACGAATGAGGACATAAATTGTTTACAGAACGAGGAGGAGATCAATGACAGTAGATGTGAAAACCCCCTTGGTCAGGGAGGTGATTCCCAAACTCGCACTGATGAGGGTACGACAGAGAATTCATTTGTTTTGGGGAATTATGAAAAACAATGTAGTGAAAAATTTAACCCCAGTACATACATGTTAATTCACACTGGAGGCGGGTTCACCTGCGGAGAATGTGGCGAAATATTTTCCGAGCAAGATGGTCTCAAAGCACATTTAGAAACTCACACTAAAAAGAAGATATTCAGGTGCAATATCTGTGACAAAACCTTTTTTTGGAAAAGTCATCTTGCAAAACATTacagaattcacactggggagagtCCATTCAAATGTGATATTTGCGACAAAGCATTTTCGCAGAAAAGTCACCTCACAGTACATCATAAagttcatactggggagaagccatttaagtgcattGTCTGCGACAAAGGATTTTCTGAGAAAAATAAACTAACAGCACACCACAgaactcacactggggagaagccatttgtATGCATTGTCTGTGGCAAAGCATTTTATCAGAAACATCATCTCACAGGACATCTTAAAATTCATACTGGGGAAAAGCCCTTCAAGTGTGATATCTGTggcaaagcattttctcagaaaagTCATCTTACGGGTCATCATAAAATGCACATTGGAGAGAAGCCTTTTAAATGCTATGAGTGTGGCAGAGCATTTTATCAGAAATGTGTTCTCACAGCACATTTAATAACTCACACGGGGGAGAATCCATTCAAGTGCGATGTCTGTggcaaagcattttctcagaaaaaGTGTCTCACATCACATCACAAAACTCACACTGGGGAgcaaccattcaagtgcagtgtttgtgacaaagcattttccCAGAAAGGTCATCTCACAGCACATCATAAAATTCACACAGGGGAGAAGCCTTTTACATGTAGCGTCTGCGACAAAGCCTTTTCCCAGAAAAGTCATCTCACAACACATTAcaaaattcacactggggagactCCATTCAAGTGCATTgtctgtgaaaaagcattttctcagaaaagTCATCTCGAAAAACATTCCAAAATTCACACTAGGGGAGACGCCATTTAA